In one Winogradskyella sp. MH6 genomic region, the following are encoded:
- a CDS encoding ABC transporter ATP-binding protein, translating into MNTLKITNLNLTYKNGYNAINGISLNIKNGMFGLLGPNGAGKSSLMKTIVGLQKPSSGTIEFNDIDIVKQTNYIKKNLGFLPQDFGVYPKVNAYDLLNHIAILKGINNKTERQNQIQYLLEKVNLWHFKDKEVHTFSGGMKQRFGVAQALLGNPKIIIVDEPTAGLDPEERNRFNTLLSDISREVVVILSTHLVEDVKNLCSEMTIMNRGRILKTGKPKELIKELEGKVWSKFIENDELESYQSNLKVISQQLIERQLQITVFAGTQPEGFSQVDPILEHVYFNVLSQNN; encoded by the coding sequence GTTACAACGCTATTAATGGGATTTCTCTAAACATAAAAAATGGGATGTTTGGTTTGTTGGGTCCAAATGGTGCTGGGAAATCATCATTAATGAAAACCATTGTTGGTTTACAGAAACCATCTTCTGGGACTATAGAATTTAATGATATAGACATTGTTAAGCAAACAAATTATATCAAGAAGAATCTAGGATTTTTACCACAAGATTTTGGAGTGTATCCTAAAGTAAATGCTTATGATTTATTAAATCATATCGCCATTTTAAAAGGAATTAACAATAAAACAGAGCGTCAAAATCAGATTCAATATTTATTGGAAAAGGTGAATCTATGGCATTTTAAAGATAAAGAGGTTCATACGTTTTCGGGTGGAATGAAACAGCGTTTTGGTGTGGCACAAGCTCTATTAGGTAATCCTAAAATAATCATCGTAGACGAACCAACGGCTGGGTTAGACCCTGAAGAGCGTAACCGTTTCAACACACTGCTAAGTGACATTAGTAGAGAGGTTGTTGTGATTTTATCTACTCATTTGGTTGAAGACGTAAAAAACTTATGTTCTGAAATGACTATAATGAATAGAGGTCGAATTCTTAAAACAGGAAAACCTAAAGAATTAATCAAAGAATTAGAAGGTAAAGTTTGGTCAAAATTTATTGAAAATGATGAATTAGAAAGTTACCAATCAAACCTTAAAGTTATTAGTCAACAACTTATAGAGCGTCAACTTCAAATTACAGTTTTTGCAGGTACACAACCTGAAGGGTTTTCACAAGTTGATCCAATACTGGAGCATGTTTACTTTAATGTGCTTTCTCAAAACAACTAA